The genome window TCGGAAATGGCCTATCAATTCCTGCTCAAACAATTGATTGAGGCGAAAATTCCGCCCAAGGCGCCACTGCGGATCCCGGCGTTGGGAAAGGACAGCGGCTTGGGTGTGACACCGATGCGCGAGGCATTGCGGCGACTGGAGAGTGAGCGATTCGTGGTGATGGAGAACAATCGCGGCTTCCGCGCTGCGGCTGTGACCCAAGCAGAGCTGATGGACCTCGAAGGCTGTCGGCTCGTGATCGAAACCGCCCTGCTGCGCGAGGCGATTGCGCATGGTGATGATGTCTGGGAGGCAGAGATCCTATCCAGCCACCATCTGTTGGCCAAAGCGGTCGAGCCGGCGGAGACCAGCAATCTTGATGACTTGCGGTTGTGGTCGGACCGGCACCGCGGTTTCCATAGGGCGTTGTTGGTGGCGTCGCGCTCGCAATGGCTGAATTTGTTCTACGACCAGATTTCCAACCATCTGGATCGGCATTTCTTCAGCATGTTCACAGGCGACAACCGCGGTAAGTTCCTTGGTAGCACCGAATTGATCGCTCACAGTCGGGCCGCCCTTGGCATTGCGCACCACACCAAGCTGATGGAGGCGGTATTGGCGCGCGACGAGGATCGGGCCGTGCGCCTGCTGGAAGAGCACGCGGGCTTCACCCGTCGCTTCTTTGACCGAGTGGAAGATCAGAGCGAGAGCAGCCCATAGGTAGGTGAGCAGATTGGCTATCAGGAAACAGCATATCTGCTTTCCCGGATATCAGTTGAACGCTTGTGCCAGGCCTGCGCCTAATCGGGTCGTTCAACTCCAGGAGGCGCAGGCACATGTATCCCGATCTCAACCTCTTTATCGATGGCCAGTGGCGGAAGGCGGAGCGCAGTATCGCGGTCGTGAACCCGGCCAGCGAAGAAGAATTGGGGCAACTGCCCTGCGCCGGTCGCGTGGATCTGGAGGAGGCGCTGGCGGCGGCGGAGCGAGGGCTGGCGGTCTGGAGTCGCACCGCGCCGCGTGAACGTGCCGATATCATACTGCGCGCCGCCGCGCTGATGCGCGAGCGGCAGGAAGAGATCGCACAGACCATCACAGCCGAGCACGGTAAGCCGCTTGCGCAGGCCCGGCTGGAGGTTATCCGTGGCGCTGAGTTCTTTGAATGGGATGCAGGTGAGGCGATGCGAGCCTATGGGCGTGTCATTCCGGCGGCGGCGGGCTCAAAACTGTCAGTCCATCATCATCCTATCGGAGTGGTTGCTGCGTTCTCACCGTGGAACTTCCCGATGAGCCAGCCTGCTCGCAAGGTTGCGGGGGCGCTGGCATCGGGCTGTTCGATTATTCTGAAGGCGGCCGAGGAAACGCCCGGCGGCGCGGTGCATATCGTGCGTGCGTTCCAGGATGCTGGCCTTCCGGCCGGTGTGCTGAACCTGGTGTTCGGGGTGCCTTCAGAGATCTCTGAATATCTGATCCCACAGCCAGCGGTAAAGCTCGTGGCTCTGACCGGGTCCACTGCCGTAGGGCGCCAGCTGACAAGTCTTGCTGCCAGGCACGACACCCGCGCGCTGATGGAGCTGGGCGGCCATGCGCCCGTCATTGTCTGCGAAGATGCGGATGTGGAAAAGGCTGCGGTCAGTGGCGCCATCCGCAAGATGCGCAATACCGGTCAGGTCTGCACCTCGCCGACCCGTTTTTTTGTTCATCAGAGCATTTTTGAGGAGTTCAAGGCCCGGTTCACCGAACGTGCGGCCGCAACCGTCGTTGGCAACGGCGTGGAGCCGGGCGTCGAGATGGGGCCAACCGCCAACGAGCGCCGCCTCCCGGTGCTGACGGCGCTGGTCGAGGATGCGGTTGCCAAGGGGGCGGAGCTTCTGACCGGCGGCGCGCGGCTAGGCGAGCGGGGCTATTTTTTCCAGCCTACAGTGCTGGCCGATGTTCCGCCTGAGGCACGGATCATGCAGGAGGAGCCTTTTGGGCCGATTGCAGTACTGAACCCGGTGGCAGATTTGGATGCAGCTATCGCCGCCGCAAATGCGGTGCCCTACGGGCTGGCGGGCTATGGCATGACAAATCGCGCCGATTACATCGACCGGATGATCGACGAAGTCGAGGTTGGCAACCTTTCGATCAACACGTTGGAGGCCTCTCTACCGGAAACCCCCTTTGGCGGGGTCAAGGCCAGCGGCCATGGCCGCGAAGGCGGCGCCGAGGGCTTGGACAGCTATCTGACTGTCAAGAACGTTTGGCATTCCCGCAGCATCGCCTGAACCGCCGCGCGCAAGGCAACAGTTACAGTCCAAAGGAGATCAAACATGTCCAATCATCCCACTCTGAAGCCCTTCAACTTTCAAAAATGGCTGGCGGAGAATGCGGACAAGCTGAAGCCGCCGGTCGGCAATCAGCTGCTGCACAAGGACGGCGACGGCATGATTGTTATGGTGGTCGGCGGCCCCAACACCCGCTGCGATTTCCATGATGATCCGGTGGAGGAGTGGTTCTTTCAGCAGAAGGGCGACATGATGATCAAAATCGCGGATGGCGGTAAGATCTATGATGTGCCGGTGCGAGAGGGTGAGGTATTCATGTTGCCGCCGCATGTGCGCCATGCGCCGCAACGCCCGCAGGAGGGCTCAATCGGCATCGTCGTCGAGGCGCCGCGCCAGCCCGGTATGAAAGAGGGCTTTGAGTGGTTTTGCTTCAACTGCGAGGCGTTGGTTCACCGTGAAGAGGTCACACTGGATGGTACAGACGGCATCGTCTCGGCATTGCCCAAGATTTACGAGGCATTCCACTCCAATATCGAGGCGCGCACTTGCAAAACTTGTGGTGAGATCCACCCAGGTAAGGGCAAGCCGCCGCAGGGATGGGTGCAACTTTGAACTGACCCCCAGTGCAGGGGCCGTCGGAAGTTCTAACTGCGCGGCGCTCACCACGGCGAGCGCGCAGTTGGCGGCTTTGGTTTCGATATGCCAAGGCAACAGGGGGGGAAGCTGGGAATATCCATGCAAGCTTATCTCCTCGGACCATCTTGCCAAGGCTACATCAAAGCCTTGGCTCAAAATGGACTAGGTCGGCGATCGCCTCGCCATCACGCGCCCAGATCGGTTCGGGTGCTCTCTCAAATAACTCATGTAAATCGTCGCGAACCTGAAGACGCGAGAACTCGGAGTGATCAGCCTCGAAAAACAGCTCGATGTCATGTGCATTGGCGGTGGGGAGCAGCGCAGGCTATCAACTGCGCCGCTGGTTAGCTGTGGTCAGTTGTTGTCAACCAGGTCCTTCAGTTCATCCGCAATCTGCGTATCGGCATCGGCTTTGTCTACCTGGTCAGCCAGATCCCCCTTAAGCGCACCCTCTGTGTCTGCATGGGTGGGATCACCATT of Phaeobacter inhibens DSM 16374 contains these proteins:
- a CDS encoding NAD-dependent succinate-semialdehyde dehydrogenase codes for the protein MYPDLNLFIDGQWRKAERSIAVVNPASEEELGQLPCAGRVDLEEALAAAERGLAVWSRTAPRERADIILRAAALMRERQEEIAQTITAEHGKPLAQARLEVIRGAEFFEWDAGEAMRAYGRVIPAAAGSKLSVHHHPIGVVAAFSPWNFPMSQPARKVAGALASGCSIILKAAEETPGGAVHIVRAFQDAGLPAGVLNLVFGVPSEISEYLIPQPAVKLVALTGSTAVGRQLTSLAARHDTRALMELGGHAPVIVCEDADVEKAAVSGAIRKMRNTGQVCTSPTRFFVHQSIFEEFKARFTERAAATVVGNGVEPGVEMGPTANERRLPVLTALVEDAVAKGAELLTGGARLGERGYFFQPTVLADVPPEARIMQEEPFGPIAVLNPVADLDAAIAAANAVPYGLAGYGMTNRADYIDRMIDEVEVGNLSINTLEASLPETPFGGVKASGHGREGGAEGLDSYLTVKNVWHSRSIA
- a CDS encoding 3-hydroxyanthranilate 3,4-dioxygenase translates to MSNHPTLKPFNFQKWLAENADKLKPPVGNQLLHKDGDGMIVMVVGGPNTRCDFHDDPVEEWFFQQKGDMMIKIADGGKIYDVPVREGEVFMLPPHVRHAPQRPQEGSIGIVVEAPRQPGMKEGFEWFCFNCEALVHREEVTLDGTDGIVSALPKIYEAFHSNIEARTCKTCGEIHPGKGKPPQGWVQL
- a CDS encoding GntR family transcriptional regulator; this translates as MDLPTSSKSEMAYQFLLKQLIEAKIPPKAPLRIPALGKDSGLGVTPMREALRRLESERFVVMENNRGFRAAAVTQAELMDLEGCRLVIETALLREAIAHGDDVWEAEILSSHHLLAKAVEPAETSNLDDLRLWSDRHRGFHRALLVASRSQWLNLFYDQISNHLDRHFFSMFTGDNRGKFLGSTELIAHSRAALGIAHHTKLMEAVLARDEDRAVRLLEEHAGFTRRFFDRVEDQSESSP